The region ATTTGTTCCTAGTTTTTCAATACCAATAAAATATACAGTTGTCGCAAAAGTTGTAGCAATTATCGAGAGAATTAAAATATTTATCCAAAAAATCGAATCAAAAGTTTCAAAAGGAATTGCTTTAAAATCTACAAAAAATAAACTAACCATTATTGTTGAAATAATATACATATACATAGAAAAAACCATTGGAGATGTATGTGTGATTTTTGAACTAGTAATTGTTAAAGCAGGCCATAAAACAGACGCACCTAAGAAGTACATATTTTGAGTTGAAAATATTTGTTCATGTGAAAAAGACCAGATATTTAGCATTGTTAATACCCCAATTGCTCCAATTATTAAAGCAAATATATCTTTTTTAAGTATCTTTTTACCCCAAAATAAAGCCATAAATATAAATGTATTAATAGGAATTAAAGTAGTAACTAACGCACCGCCAAGTGATGCTGTACCATGTTTTGTACCTAAAAAATAACATTTTAGATAGACAATCATAATTACAGATGCTAATACTGCTAATAAAAAACTACGTCTGTTTATATGGAAATATTTTTTTGTAATAATTAAAACAGGTGCAAGTGTAATAATAGTAAAAAAGTTTCGTAGGAATATCATTTCATATTCATTTACATAAGAGCTTAATACTTTTGCATTAACCCATGATGCACCCCATCCTGCCATTGCAAATATCATTAAGATATAAAAAATATTTTTATTTTGCTGTGTCATTGTAGATTCTTTCAATTTATCAATTTTATAGTAGGAGTTTAGTATAAAAGAAAAATAAATTATAGAATAATATTGCTATTCTTTTGTAATAATGAAGGTGTATATCCAAAATATTTTTTGAAATTTCTTGCAAAATGAGATTGGTCATTAAAACCAACTTGAATGCTAGCTTCACTTATAGAAAGCCCACTTTGTATTAAACTATTTGCTCGATTTAATCTCTCATTTACAATAAAAGCGTGAGGAGTTAAGCCAAACTCTTTTTTAAATAATCTTAAAAAGTGATATTTACTAAGGTTTACATTTGAAGCTAGATTTTCTAAAGTGAATTTTGTATCAATCGAGTCAT is a window of Poseidonibacter antarcticus DNA encoding:
- a CDS encoding DMT family transporter — translated: MTQQNKNIFYILMIFAMAGWGASWVNAKVLSSYVNEYEMIFLRNFFTIITLAPVLIITKKYFHINRRSFLLAVLASVIMIVYLKCYFLGTKHGTASLGGALVTTLIPINTFIFMALFWGKKILKKDIFALIIGAIGVLTMLNIWSFSHEQIFSTQNMYFLGASVLWPALTITSSKITHTSPMVFSMYMYIISTIMVSLFFVDFKAIPFETFDSIFWINILILSIIATTFATTVYFIGIEKLGTNEVSSFIFLVPFFAIVFSIIFLKEEVHITTIIGVILTLFAVKILNNIIIFKKKKIES